A window of Ptychodera flava strain L36383 chromosome 1, AS_Pfla_20210202, whole genome shotgun sequence contains these coding sequences:
- the LOC139142914 gene encoding calcium-activated chloride channel regulator 4A-like — protein MEYLHKVIRCADITRDDGVYSGYFVEFVEAYCSTACRYNIQVTANDVDGNAVSKVTSRLGAMPRNYSVIPEKTEATPVGDFNRVASGGVIQVDDNVDYVDWSDPNADPFPPSRITDLRVVKTSVDNSTVTLTWTATGDDHDQGTASLYDLRYDTNFSTVAHDFENCDQLSNDNLTDGTLSDPLPSGGAESVTLKMPSSGVGFTYYFSIRAIDDVGNDATEIAVLLCSVADVAFF, from the exons atggaatacttgcataaagtcattcgGT GCGCTGACATAACTAGGGACGATGGAGTTTATTCCGGATATTTTGTGGAATTCGTTGAAGCATACTGCTCCACAGCGTGTCGCTACAATATCCAGGTTACCGCCAACGATGTTGACGGCAATGCCGTTTCCAAGGTGACGAGTCGCCTCGGAGCAATGCCTCGAAATTACT CTGTCATACCGGAGAAAACCGAAGCCACACCAGTGGGTGATTTCAACAGAGTGGCGTCAGGGGGCGTCATACAGGTTGACGATAACGTGGACTATGTTGATTGGAGTGACCCAAACGCCGACCCGTTCCCACCTTCACGAATTACAGACCTACGAGTCGTTAAGACATCCGTCGACAATTCAACCGTCACTCTGACGTGGACTGCGACTGGTGATGATCATGATCAGGGTACAG CTTCCCTGTATGACCTACGATACGACACTAATTTCTCCACGGTTGCACACGACTTCGAGAACTGTGACCAATTATCGAACGACAACCTCACGGATGGTACACTGTCAGACCCTCTGCCAAGTGGAGGAGCTGAGTCGGTCACCCTTAAAATGCCCTCTAGCGGCGTAGGTTTCACATATTACTTCTCTATTCGAGCAATTGACGATGTCGGAAACGATGCCACAGAAATTGCTGTTTTGTTGTGTTCCGTCGCAGATGTTGCGTTTTTTTAA
- the LOC139142905 gene encoding calcium-activated chloride channel regulator 1-like → MAGLRVPFLMVALLANPCFTRNRIDLVNNKYTTILVAINEKVDEDYRLVDYIKEIFSDASHYLYEATNHRAVFGDVTILLPKTWSDNITTNPSTTERYDIANVIVDHANADYGDSPYAQQTRPCGEKAEYIHLTPRWIVDREYSEYNWGESGKVIVHEWGHLQWGIFDEYPGEDEHFYLDPNGRVEPSRCSDAVTGISVEVDPNTNRAALCNTDPDSGRLPGPNCRFYPSPANTAAASYMFANYLSSVIHFCHSDPNGDPTLRHNPLALNKHNTQCAYRSAWDVMDNSLDFQNANPSRSDLNTTPTFSVVKETDFRTVLVMDISGSMGSNSRMELQHQAASKYIGSTLPDDSWVGIVQFGSTATELAPLTKIVDEQTRENLINLLPTRASGGTCIGCGLKEGVFVFERSHFGQAAGGVIFLTTDGAENVPPYIDETLPYLEDRNVIVDTLAFSSQADPKLVELSERTNGKSCWYSESDDSTALHDCFTASFTERTSSSSETPVQLASYKTTILARTTDFGSIHIDSTIGRDTIFFFFWDFGSNQAVDVKITRPNGGIIDSNDPQYDSNSASRAIIVAIDDIAEVGEWLYEVHNPDSRNQVVEISIDSKSIDSSTEPIRLSSTPSSDTVTESPPMATIYADVKQGHSPVLNAHVIAAIERPSPFDIVELQLFDSGTGRFIFSRFSV, encoded by the exons ATGGCTGGCTTGCGTGTTCCGTTCCTGATGGTGGCTCTCCTTGCCAATCCTTGCTTCACTCGCAATCGGATCGACTTGGTCAACAACAAATACACCACTATACTGGTTGCAATCAACGAGAAAGTCGACGAGGATTACAGATTAGTCGATTACATCAAG GAAATCTTCTCCGATGCATCGCACTATCTTTATGAAGCGACCAATCATCGAGCCGTTTTCGGCGACGTCACAATACTGCTTCCGAAGACTTGGAGCGACAACATAACGACAAATCCATCCACAACTGAACGATATGACATTGCTAATGTTATCGTTGATCATGCTAACGCTGACTACGGTGACAGTCCCTACGCCCAGCAAACCCGTCCCTGTGGTGAAAAGGCCGAGTACATTCATCTGACTCCGAGGTGGATAGTTGACAGAGAATACTCTGAATACAATTGGGGTGAATCAG GTAAGGTCATTGTACACGAGTGGGGTCACTTACAGTGGGGAATATTCGATGAATACCCAGGGGAAGACGAACACTTTTATTTGGATCCCAATGGACGAGTAGAGCCAAGCAGGTGTTCTGATGCTGTCACGGGGATATCGGTTGAGGTAGACCCTAACACTAACAGGGCGGCACTCTGCAACACGGATCCAGATTCTGGACGACTGCCAGGCCCGAACTGTCGATTCTATCCCTCCCCAGCCAACACTGCAGCAGCATCGTATATGTTTGCAAATTATCTTTCTTCT GTAATCCATTTCTGTCACAGTGACCCGAACGGTGACCCTACATTGAGGCACAACCCTCTGGCTCTGAATAAACACAACACACAGTGTGCGTACAGAAGTGCCTGGGATGTGATGGACAATTCCTTGGATTTCCAGAATGCAAATCCATCTCGTTCTGATCTGAATACCACGCCTACATTCAGCGTAGTCAAGGAAACAGATTTCCGCACTGTGCTTGTGATGGACATCTCTGGAAGCATGGGCTCA AATTCTAGGATGGAATTACAGCACCAAGCCGCGTCTAAATACATCGGTTCGACTTTGCCTGACGACAGCTGGGTCGGCATCGTCCAATTTGGCTCTACTGCTACGGAATTAGCTCCTCTTACGAAGATTGTTGACGAACAGACAAGAGAAAATCTGATCAACTTACTGCCAACAAGAGCTTCAGGGGGAACATGCATTGGATGCGGGTTAAAGGAAGGAGTGTTT GTTTTTGAGAGAAGTCACTTCGGACAAGCAGCTGGTGGCGTCATTTTCCTCACCACAGACGGTGCAGAAAATGTACCACCCTACATTGATGAAACCCTACCCTACCTGGAAGACAGAAATGTTATCGTAGACACCCTCGCCTTCAGTAGCCAGGCCGACCCGAAACTTGTGGAGCTCTCTGAAAGAACTAACGGCAAATCGTGCTGGTATTCAGAGAGTGACGACTCCACCGCACTCCATGACTGTTTTACAGCGTCTTTTACGGAACGGACCAGCTCCAGCTCGGAGACGCCTGTTCAG CTCGCGAGTTATAAAACTACTATATTGGCACGAACGACGGATTTTGGAAGCATACATATTGATTCTACCATAGGCCGAGACacgatttttttcttcttttgggACTTTGGCAGCAACCAAGCCGTTGACGTGAAAATAACCCGGCCCAACGGTGGTATCATCGACAGCAACGACCCGCAGTATGATAGCAATTCCGCAAGTCGTGCCATTATCGTCGCTATCGACGACATAGCTGAG GTTGGAGAATGGCTTTATGAAGTTCATAACCCGGATAGCAGGAATCAAGTGGTAGAAATTTCAATAGACTCAAAGTCCATCGATTCGTCGACTGAACCAATTAGACTGAGCTCCACACCTAGTTCCGACACGGTCACGGAGTCTCCACCAATGGCAACCATCTACGCTGACGTAAAGCAGGGCCATAGTCCAGTTTTGAACGCTCACGTCATCGCCGCCATAGAACGACCAAGTCCATTCGACATTGTAGAGCTTCAGTTGTTTGATTCGGGCACAGGTCGGTTTATTTTTTCACGCTTCTCAGTATAA